Proteins encoded in a region of the Thunnus maccoyii chromosome 4, fThuMac1.1, whole genome shotgun sequence genome:
- the LOC121895625 gene encoding ninjurin-1-like isoform X2 codes for MMNISSSSNRGSGTEASHPDAWPNSPAPLNMNHYANKKSAAVSMLDVALLMANATQLKAVLEQGPNNISFYTPIITLISISLCLQVTVGVLLIFIVRWNLNDEQKHWRLNIMENLATGLVFIIVVVNVFITAFGVHRPKRID; via the exons ATGAtgaacatcagcagcagcagcaacaggggAAGTGGGACTGAG GCCTCCCATCCAGATGCTTGGCCCAACAGCCCTGCTCCTCTAAATATGAACCACTATGCCAACAAGAAGAGCGCAGCTGTGAGCATGCTGGATGTGGCTCTACTGATGGCTAACGCCACCCAGCTAAAGGCTGTGCTGGAGCAGGGGCCAAACAACATCTCCTTTTACACCCCCATCATCACCCTAATCAGCATCTCCCTCTGTCTGCAGGTCACAGTGGGTGTTCTGCTTATCTTCATAg TTCGATGGAACTTGAATGATGAGCAAAAGCATTGGAGGCTGAACATCATGGAAAACTTGGCCACAGGCCTGGTTTTTATCATTGTGGTTGTCAACGTCTTCATCACAGCGTTTGGAGTCCACAGGCCAAAACGCATTGACTGA
- the LOC121895625 gene encoding ninjurin-1-like isoform X1 produces MHGEMMNISSSSNRGSGTEASHPDAWPNSPAPLNMNHYANKKSAAVSMLDVALLMANATQLKAVLEQGPNNISFYTPIITLISISLCLQVTVGVLLIFIVRWNLNDEQKHWRLNIMENLATGLVFIIVVVNVFITAFGVHRPKRID; encoded by the exons ATGCATGGGGAAATGAtgaacatcagcagcagcagcaacaggggAAGTGGGACTGAG GCCTCCCATCCAGATGCTTGGCCCAACAGCCCTGCTCCTCTAAATATGAACCACTATGCCAACAAGAAGAGCGCAGCTGTGAGCATGCTGGATGTGGCTCTACTGATGGCTAACGCCACCCAGCTAAAGGCTGTGCTGGAGCAGGGGCCAAACAACATCTCCTTTTACACCCCCATCATCACCCTAATCAGCATCTCCCTCTGTCTGCAGGTCACAGTGGGTGTTCTGCTTATCTTCATAg TTCGATGGAACTTGAATGATGAGCAAAAGCATTGGAGGCTGAACATCATGGAAAACTTGGCCACAGGCCTGGTTTTTATCATTGTGGTTGTCAACGTCTTCATCACAGCGTTTGGAGTCCACAGGCCAAAACGCATTGACTGA
- the LOC121895625 gene encoding ninjurin-1-like isoform X4, whose protein sequence is MNHYANKKSAAVSMLDVALLMANATQLKAVLEQGPNNISFYTPIITLISISLCLQVTVGVLLIFIVRWNLNDEQKHWRLNIMENLATGLVFIIVVVNVFITAFGVHRPKRID, encoded by the exons ATGAACCACTATGCCAACAAGAAGAGCGCAGCTGTGAGCATGCTGGATGTGGCTCTACTGATGGCTAACGCCACCCAGCTAAAGGCTGTGCTGGAGCAGGGGCCAAACAACATCTCCTTTTACACCCCCATCATCACCCTAATCAGCATCTCCCTCTGTCTGCAGGTCACAGTGGGTGTTCTGCTTATCTTCATAg TTCGATGGAACTTGAATGATGAGCAAAAGCATTGGAGGCTGAACATCATGGAAAACTTGGCCACAGGCCTGGTTTTTATCATTGTGGTTGTCAACGTCTTCATCACAGCGTTTGGAGTCCACAGGCCAAAACGCATTGACTGA
- the LOC121895625 gene encoding ninjurin-1-like isoform X3: MDQMHPASHPDAWPNSPAPLNMNHYANKKSAAVSMLDVALLMANATQLKAVLEQGPNNISFYTPIITLISISLCLQVTVGVLLIFIVRWNLNDEQKHWRLNIMENLATGLVFIIVVVNVFITAFGVHRPKRID; the protein is encoded by the exons ATGGATCAGATGCATCCG GCCTCCCATCCAGATGCTTGGCCCAACAGCCCTGCTCCTCTAAATATGAACCACTATGCCAACAAGAAGAGCGCAGCTGTGAGCATGCTGGATGTGGCTCTACTGATGGCTAACGCCACCCAGCTAAAGGCTGTGCTGGAGCAGGGGCCAAACAACATCTCCTTTTACACCCCCATCATCACCCTAATCAGCATCTCCCTCTGTCTGCAGGTCACAGTGGGTGTTCTGCTTATCTTCATAg TTCGATGGAACTTGAATGATGAGCAAAAGCATTGGAGGCTGAACATCATGGAAAACTTGGCCACAGGCCTGGTTTTTATCATTGTGGTTGTCAACGTCTTCATCACAGCGTTTGGAGTCCACAGGCCAAAACGCATTGACTGA